The following are from one region of the Juglans regia cultivar Chandler chromosome 10, Walnut 2.0, whole genome shotgun sequence genome:
- the LOC108986455 gene encoding ribosome biogenesis protein WDR12 homolog isoform X1, which produces MDIDGEAEENSRRVQVRFVTKLKPPLKAPPTSIAIPPNLTRLGLSTLVNNLLQSAGNPDWKLEPFDFLIDGELVRMSLEKFLLAKGISAEKVLEIEYIKAVAPRKEEEPSFHDDWVSAVDGSDPRFIVTGCYDGLARLWKASGVCTHVLEGHSDVVASVGIINPEGAEAVTLATASKDRTLRLWKFDTEEPINNPINIRAFKILRGHRESVQSVAAQKSGDMVCSGSWDSTINLWRTNDNTDGDLVSIKKRKVNDQADESQLEGEAMSTLVGHTQCVSSVVWPQHDTIYSASWDHSVRRWDVETGKDLTDIFCGKVLTCIDVGGESSALIAAGASDPILRIWDPRKPGTSAPVFQFSSHTSWVSACKWHKKSWFHLATASYDGKVMLWDLRTAWPLAIIESHKDKVLCADWWRGDSVVSGGADSKLSISSGIPVL; this is translated from the exons ATGGATATCGATGGAGAAGCCGAAGAAAATTCAAGGCGGGTTCAAGTGCGCTTCGTGACAAAGCTCAAACCACCTCTCAAAGCTCCTCCCACATCGATTGCAATCCCTCCGAACCTCACCAGATTGGGCCTCTCCACCCTCGTCAACAATTTACTCCAATCCG CAGGAAATCCTGATTGGAAACTTGAGCCTTTTGATTTTCTAATCGATGGCGAGCTGGTGCGGATGTCACTTGAAAAGTTCCTTCTTGCCAAGGGCATTTCGGCG GAGAAGGTATTGGAAATTGAATACATAAAGGCTGTGGCCCCacggaaagaagaagaaccttcTTTTCATGATGATTGGGTCAGTGCAGTCGATGGTTCTGATCCTAG GTTCATTGTGACTGGGTGCTATGATGGTTTAGCaag GCTTTGGAAAGCTTCTGGAGTGTGTACACATGTTTTGGAAGGACATTCTGATGTAGTTGCTTCTGTTGGTATCATCAACCCAGAAG GTGCTGAGGCTGTTACTTTGGCCACTGCTTCTAAAGATCGCACCCTGAGGCTATGGAAG TTTGATACAGAGGAGCCAATCAATAATCCTATCAACATAAGGGCATTCAAAATTTTGCGTGGACATAGAGAATCAGTACAGAGTGTTGCAGCCCAGAAAAGTGGAGACATG GTTTGTTCAGGTTCTTGGGATTCAACGATCAATTTATGGCGAACAAATGACAATACTGATGGTGATCTTGTCTCAATTAAGAAGAGAAAAGTGAATGATCAAGCTGATGAGTCTCAATTGGAG GGGGAGGCCATGTCTACACTTGTAGGCCATACACAATGTGTATCTTCCGTGGTATGGCCGCAGCATGACACAATTTATTCTGCATCATGGGATCATTCTGTTAGAAGGTGGGATGTTGAGACAGGCAAAGACTTGACAGACATA TTCTGTGGGAAAGTACTCACCTGCATTGATGTTGGAGGTGAGAGTTCTGCTCTCATTGCAGCCGGTGCTTCTGACCCCATTCTTAGGATATGGGATCCTCGTAAACCAG gaacTTCTGCTCCGGTCTTTCAGTTCTCATCTCACACTTCTTGGGTTTCTGCGTGCAAGTGGCATAAAAAATCTTGGTTTCATTTAGCTACTGCATCCTACGACGGGAAAGTTATGTTATGGGATCTAAGAACTGCG TGGCCTTTAGCTATCATTGAATCGCACAAAGACAAG GTACTATGTGCGGACTGGTGGAGAGGTGACAGCGTGGTAAGTGGCGGTGCAGACTCAAAGCTCTCCATTTCTTCTGGAATTCCTGTGCTTTAA
- the LOC108986455 gene encoding ribosome biogenesis protein WDR12 homolog isoform X2, with translation MDIDGEAEENSRRVQVRFVTKLKPPLKAPPTSIAIPPNLTRLGLSTLVNNLLQSGNPDWKLEPFDFLIDGELVRMSLEKFLLAKGISAEKVLEIEYIKAVAPRKEEEPSFHDDWVSAVDGSDPRFIVTGCYDGLARLWKASGVCTHVLEGHSDVVASVGIINPEGAEAVTLATASKDRTLRLWKFDTEEPINNPINIRAFKILRGHRESVQSVAAQKSGDMVCSGSWDSTINLWRTNDNTDGDLVSIKKRKVNDQADESQLEGEAMSTLVGHTQCVSSVVWPQHDTIYSASWDHSVRRWDVETGKDLTDIFCGKVLTCIDVGGESSALIAAGASDPILRIWDPRKPGTSAPVFQFSSHTSWVSACKWHKKSWFHLATASYDGKVMLWDLRTAWPLAIIESHKDKVLCADWWRGDSVVSGGADSKLSISSGIPVL, from the exons ATGGATATCGATGGAGAAGCCGAAGAAAATTCAAGGCGGGTTCAAGTGCGCTTCGTGACAAAGCTCAAACCACCTCTCAAAGCTCCTCCCACATCGATTGCAATCCCTCCGAACCTCACCAGATTGGGCCTCTCCACCCTCGTCAACAATTTACTCCAATCCG GAAATCCTGATTGGAAACTTGAGCCTTTTGATTTTCTAATCGATGGCGAGCTGGTGCGGATGTCACTTGAAAAGTTCCTTCTTGCCAAGGGCATTTCGGCG GAGAAGGTATTGGAAATTGAATACATAAAGGCTGTGGCCCCacggaaagaagaagaaccttcTTTTCATGATGATTGGGTCAGTGCAGTCGATGGTTCTGATCCTAG GTTCATTGTGACTGGGTGCTATGATGGTTTAGCaag GCTTTGGAAAGCTTCTGGAGTGTGTACACATGTTTTGGAAGGACATTCTGATGTAGTTGCTTCTGTTGGTATCATCAACCCAGAAG GTGCTGAGGCTGTTACTTTGGCCACTGCTTCTAAAGATCGCACCCTGAGGCTATGGAAG TTTGATACAGAGGAGCCAATCAATAATCCTATCAACATAAGGGCATTCAAAATTTTGCGTGGACATAGAGAATCAGTACAGAGTGTTGCAGCCCAGAAAAGTGGAGACATG GTTTGTTCAGGTTCTTGGGATTCAACGATCAATTTATGGCGAACAAATGACAATACTGATGGTGATCTTGTCTCAATTAAGAAGAGAAAAGTGAATGATCAAGCTGATGAGTCTCAATTGGAG GGGGAGGCCATGTCTACACTTGTAGGCCATACACAATGTGTATCTTCCGTGGTATGGCCGCAGCATGACACAATTTATTCTGCATCATGGGATCATTCTGTTAGAAGGTGGGATGTTGAGACAGGCAAAGACTTGACAGACATA TTCTGTGGGAAAGTACTCACCTGCATTGATGTTGGAGGTGAGAGTTCTGCTCTCATTGCAGCCGGTGCTTCTGACCCCATTCTTAGGATATGGGATCCTCGTAAACCAG gaacTTCTGCTCCGGTCTTTCAGTTCTCATCTCACACTTCTTGGGTTTCTGCGTGCAAGTGGCATAAAAAATCTTGGTTTCATTTAGCTACTGCATCCTACGACGGGAAAGTTATGTTATGGGATCTAAGAACTGCG TGGCCTTTAGCTATCATTGAATCGCACAAAGACAAG GTACTATGTGCGGACTGGTGGAGAGGTGACAGCGTGGTAAGTGGCGGTGCAGACTCAAAGCTCTCCATTTCTTCTGGAATTCCTGTGCTTTAA